The genomic region TCATTTCTAAATCATGAAAGTGAAGGGCTCAGCGCTGATTCAAACTGCAGATATATGAAAACAAGATAGATTTGGAGGCATTTTGTTCAAGATACTGGACAAGAGAGAACTATGTGAGAAGGTACATCAGTTTCGTATTGATGCCCCCCGCCTGGTTCAAAAAGCAAATGCGGGACAATTTGTCATCCTCCGCAAAGATGAAGCCGGCGAGCGTGTGCCTATGTCTATCGGCGGACTCGACAAACAGAACGGCATCCTTACGGTCGTAATTCAGGAAGTCGGCAAAACATCAGCTTCGATGAACCGGATGAAGGCCGGTGATTTTTTTGCTGATGTGGTCGGTCCCCTGGGTCTGCCTACACATATCGAAAGATTCGGTCATGCTGTCTGCATCGGCGGCGGGGTTGGTATCCCCCCCATCTTCCCTATCGCTCAGGCTTTGAAAGAGGCCGGCAATAATGTCACCACCATCATCGGCGCTCGCACTCGAAACCTGCTGATATTCGAAGAGGAACTTCGATCGGCATCCGACCGCCTGCTGATTTCTACTGATGACGGCTCTTACGGCACTCATGGATTTGTCACTTCCGTTTTACAGAGACTGATTGCCGACGGTGAAAAAATCGATATGGTCATCTGTGTGGGTCCGGTCCCGATGATGAAAGCGGTGGTCAATACGACTCGTGAACCGAAAATAAAAACATTTGTCAGCCTTAATCCGGTCATGGTCGATGGCACCGGCATGTGCGGCGCCTGCCGGGTCACCGTAGGCGGCAAAACCCGCTTTGCCTGCGTTGACGGCCCGGACTTTGACGGACACCTGGTTGATTTTGACGAGATGACCAAGCGGATGAAAATGTATGTTCGCTACGAGAAAGTCGCTTACGAAAGATTTCTTGAGGATGACTGCCGTCTGGGCAAGCAGGTCAAAGCGATGAACGAAACTTCAGGGAGCAAGTCATGACGGAAGAGAAAAAAGGGAACCCTCTCGAGAAAAAGGAACGGATGAAAATCCCCCGGCAGAAGATGCCGGAGCAGGAACCGGATATTCGGGTAAAGAACTTTAAAGAGGTGCCGCACGGTTTGACCCCGGAGTTGGCGATTCGAGAAGCCCAACGTTGTCTTGCCTGCCCCAAGCCTCCCTGCATTAAAGGATGTCCGGTCGAGGTCGATATTCCGGAGTTTATCCGGATGGTCGCCGAGGGGGATTTTGTCGGCGCCGCCAAGAAGATAAAAGAAACCAACGCCCTCCCGGCTATCTGCGGACGAGTCTGCCCGCAGGAAGAGCAGTGTGAGAAATTCTGTATCCTGACCAAGAAATATAACTCGGTCGGAGTCGGCAATCTCGAACGTTTTGTCGCCGACTATGAGCGCGAGCAGGGCGAAATTGAAATTCCGAAACTGCCTCCCGCTACCGGCAAGAAGGTTGCCGTGGTCGGCTCCGGTCCCGCCGGTTTGACAGTTGCCGCCGATCTGGCCCAGATGGGACATAAGGTCACCATCTTCGAAGCCCTTCATAAACCGGGCGGCGTTCTCATATACGGCATCCCGGAATTCCGTCTGCCCAAAGCCATTGTGAAATCAGAAGTCGAATATCTTCAGAAACTCGGAGTGGAGATTCATACCAGTTATGTTGTGGGGAAACTCGACACCGTCGATGAGCTGTTTCAGATGGGGTTTGACGCCGTCTTTATCGGCACCGGAGCGGGACTGCCCAATTTCATGAAAATCGAGGGGGAGAATCTGAATGGCATCTATTCCGCCAATGAGTTTTTGACCCGCAGCAATCTGATGGCGGCATACGATTTCCCGCATCACGACACCCCGATATTTGTCGGTGAAAACGTTGCCGTCCTCGGCGGGGGAAACACCGCCATGGATTCAGTCCGCACCGCTCTTCGGCTTGGCGCCAAGAATGCCTATATCGTCTATCGCCGAAGTCGCACGGAAATGCCGGCTCGTCTCGAAGAAATTCATCATGCCGAGCAGGAGGGGGTTCAATTCATGTTCCTGACTAACCCGCTCAGATATACCGGTGACGAAGAGGGCTGGGTGAAGGCGATGGAATGTGTGAAAATGGAGCTGGGCGAGCCTGATTCCTCAGGGCGCCGCCGTCCTGTCGAAATCCCCG from Candidatus Zixiibacteriota bacterium harbors:
- a CDS encoding sulfide/dihydroorotate dehydrogenase-like FAD/NAD-binding protein, translating into MFKILDKRELCEKVHQFRIDAPRLVQKANAGQFVILRKDEAGERVPMSIGGLDKQNGILTVVIQEVGKTSASMNRMKAGDFFADVVGPLGLPTHIERFGHAVCIGGGVGIPPIFPIAQALKEAGNNVTTIIGARTRNLLIFEEELRSASDRLLISTDDGSYGTHGFVTSVLQRLIADGEKIDMVICVGPVPMMKAVVNTTREPKIKTFVSLNPVMVDGTGMCGACRVTVGGKTRFACVDGPDFDGHLVDFDEMTKRMKMYVRYEKVAYERFLEDDCRLGKQVKAMNETSGSKS
- the gltA gene encoding NADPH-dependent glutamate synthase — its product is MTEEKKGNPLEKKERMKIPRQKMPEQEPDIRVKNFKEVPHGLTPELAIREAQRCLACPKPPCIKGCPVEVDIPEFIRMVAEGDFVGAAKKIKETNALPAICGRVCPQEEQCEKFCILTKKYNSVGVGNLERFVADYEREQGEIEIPKLPPATGKKVAVVGSGPAGLTVAADLAQMGHKVTIFEALHKPGGVLIYGIPEFRLPKAIVKSEVEYLQKLGVEIHTSYVVGKLDTVDELFQMGFDAVFIGTGAGLPNFMKIEGENLNGIYSANEFLTRSNLMAAYDFPHHDTPIFVGENVAVLGGGNTAMDSVRTALRLGAKNAYIVYRRSRTEMPARLEEIHHAEQEGVQFMFLTNPLRYTGDEEGWVKAMECVKMELGEPDSSGRRRPVEIPGSNFVLPVDTVVVAVGNSSNPLIPQTTPGLKTNKWGNIEVNEATMMTSRPGVFAGGDIVTGGATVILAAGAGKVAARAIHKYVMGIPFDEPKPAEGKVATK